The genomic region GTCCAGCCGCTCGTCTCCGCGCTGCAGGATCCCGCGCTCGCCGACGAGGCGGCCAGGGCCCTCGCCGGCACCACGCAGGTCTACGACGCCTTCGACGACGTGGCGAAGCTCGCGAAGACCGTCGCCGCCGCGAAGAAGGTGCTCGAGAGCTGGGCCGCCGCCGAGTGGTTCACCCGCCGCGAGGGCGTGCCCGCGACGGTGAAGGTGAAGGTCTTCAAGGTGGACGGCGAGATCAACACCGACGACTTCTCGCCCGCCGGCGACGCCTCCACCCGCCCCGACATCCCGCTCCACGCCCTCGCCATGGGCAAGAGCAAGTTCCCGGCCGGCCTCGCCACCATCGCCCAGTTCCGCAAGGAGGGCTTCCAGGTCGCCTTCGTGGGCGACGTGGTCGGCACCGGCTCCTCGCGCAAGAGCGCCTGCAACAGCGTGCTCTGGCACATCGGCGACGACATCCCCTTCGTGCCGAACAAGCGGCGCGGCGGCGTCATCATCGGCGGCGTCATCGCCCCCATCTTCTTCAACACCGCCCAGGACTCGGGCGCGCTCCCCATCCGCACCGACGTCACGAAGCTCAAGACCGGCGACGTGGTGGTGATCGACACCGCGAAGGGCGAGGTCCGCACCGAGGCCGGCGAGGTGCTCTCGAAGTTCGAGCTCGCCCCCAACACCCTGCGCGACGAGTTCAAGGCCGGCGGCCGCATCCCGCTCTTCATCGGCCGCTCGCTCACCGAGAGGGCCCGCGCCGCGCTCGGCCTGCCCGCGACCGACCTCTTCGTGAAGCCGGTGAACCCGGCGGCGAAGCCGGGCCAGGGCTACTCGCTGGCGCAGAAGATGGTCGGCCGCGCCTGCGGCGTGGCGGGCATCCTCCCCGGCACCGCCTGCGAGCCGAAGATGACCACGGTCGGGAGCCAGGACACCACCGGCCCCATGACCGCCGACGAGCTGAAGGAGCTCGCCTGCCTCAAGTTCCAGGCGCCGCTCTTCATGCAGAGCTTCTGCCACACCGCCGCCTACCCCAAGGCGGCCGACGTGAAGATGCACAAGACGCTGCCCGACTTCGTGGTGGCCCGCGGCGGCGTGTCGCTCAAGCCGGGCGACGGCGTCATCCACAGCTGGCTCAACCGGCTCCTGCTCCCCGACACCGTCGGCACCGGCGGCGACAGCCACACCCGCTTCCCCATCGGCATCAGCTTCCCGGCCGGCTCCGGCCTCGTCGCCTTCGCCGGCGCCGCGGGCTTCATGCCGCTCGACATGCCGGAGAGCGTGCTGGTCCGCTTCAAGGGCGAGCTCCGCCCCGGCATCACCCTGCGCGACG from Anaeromyxobacter paludicola harbors:
- the acnB gene encoding bifunctional aconitate hydratase 2/2-methylisocitrate dehydratase, giving the protein MIDAYRKHEAERSAQGIPAKPLDPEQTRELCRLLESPPKGEEAFLLGLLRDRVSPGVDPAAEVKAAFLAEVAAGRKSSPVISRVDAVRLLGTMLGGYNVQPLVSALQDPALADEAARALAGTTQVYDAFDDVAKLAKTVAAAKKVLESWAAAEWFTRREGVPATVKVKVFKVDGEINTDDFSPAGDASTRPDIPLHALAMGKSKFPAGLATIAQFRKEGFQVAFVGDVVGTGSSRKSACNSVLWHIGDDIPFVPNKRRGGVIIGGVIAPIFFNTAQDSGALPIRTDVTKLKTGDVVVIDTAKGEVRTEAGEVLSKFELAPNTLRDEFKAGGRIPLFIGRSLTERARAALGLPATDLFVKPVNPAAKPGQGYSLAQKMVGRACGVAGILPGTACEPKMTTVGSQDTTGPMTADELKELACLKFQAPLFMQSFCHTAAYPKAADVKMHKTLPDFVVARGGVSLKPGDGVIHSWLNRLLLPDTVGTGGDSHTRFPIGISFPAGSGLVAFAGAAGFMPLDMPESVLVRFKGELRPGITLRDVVNAIPLEAIKQGLLTVPKKNKKNVFNGRILEMEGLPNLSVEQAFELTDAAAERSAAAACIDLSVDSVATYLRSNVALMRKMIADGYQDAKTLAARIEAVEAWLAKPELLRADENAEYAAVIEIDLAQVAEPILACPNDPDDVKVLSEVQNTPIHDVFLGSCMTNIGHFRAAGEIWKGKGFNGAVRTWICPPTRMDQQQLKDESFFSIFSAIGARIETAGCSLCMGNQARVPDGATVFSTSTRNFDDRMGKGAKVFLGSAELGALAANLGRLPTVAEYLAAYQEKIEPKKASVYRYLQFDELPEYKGLRIVA